The Amblyomma americanum isolate KBUSLIRL-KWMA chromosome 2, ASM5285725v1, whole genome shotgun sequence genome contains the following window.
GCGTGCATTTTATCTCCGAGGATGAGCTCCATGTATCAATAAACTGCCTATATCGAAAAAGTGAATATCTGCGCACAGGAACGCTGAGTTCAATGAAATCCGCGAACGCACCACACCAGCACTTAAAGCGGTCTATTTCTTGGTGAAGCAAACTTAAACATTGGCTATATAACTACAATATGTAACCAAAATAAACGACACGCACTCAGGGTGAAGCGTGCTCTGAACGCCTTGTCTAAGTCACGGGTGCATCATATCGTGGAAGAAATATGCGACATCATTATAAAGCGTTGCCGAATCGAAGTGTGCGTGATCTCTGGTACGAAGGACATCTAGTCGTAATGAGTAGAGGAAATCCTGCAGCGACACACAGAGTAAGTGTCGTGCTCAACAAATTCATTAATTGCTAGCTGCTTACCACACGAGCCTGCTCAGAACATTGCTTTGTAGTTTTGGGATAATTACATGCGATTGGGAGGTTATTTTGTGTCCATTAATCACCGCGGAtgaaatattacagcgaaagctttactgtctCACACTTCGGTGGACAACTCAACCGCGCCTTCTGCGAAGAGGTGAAGTCTCGGAAAGCATACCATTGGAGATGCAATGTCGTTAGTTCGAATcgctgtcgcaagctagcctccaacatGACTAttacatgtaagctatatgcgaCGAGAAATTTTATGACAGCAACCTGAAAGCTGTACGCCAAACGGTtgctcacaattttggtacgaatgtagtcgGGTAAATAGGCGCCGCATTGAGGTCAGCCACAggggtatatatagacgaacgaccgTATATTTCTCTGAACTGGCGGTGCTCGACTTGCTGTGTGCATCCTACGtacgcttgatgacgtcaccctgcACTCATTATTCTGGCCGTGACTGCACACACACTCGACGATACTCTCGCTTACATTTGCTGCGATGCCTCACACTGCGTACAACAAATTAGCCGGACTATCAGCTTTAACTAACAagcatttgttgtttttttgtccgCTGGAACAGGCGATGCTAGAGGAGCGCACGGACTCAGATTTTGCGCCGCCGACCAGCCTTCTGGCTTCGAGGCGCCGTGGAAGCGCCAGCATAGAGAACACGCCGGGCATCAGCGAGCTGCAGAGCGACGCCATGACGCCCGACGTCGACGGGCAGCCGCCGGCGGCGCTCAGTCCCACGGCGCGGGCCAAGCGGTCCCTGTCGCGGGCCTACCGCAACCCCCTGTTCGCCTCCATCAGGAAGAAAGACGCCGAGGAAGATGTGCCCATCCCGCCGGTGTAGTAGCGGCCGACCACACATACATCCGTTGTTTAAATCGATTGTTGGTAGCGCCGCAATACATGGAAACTTTGTATTAGTTTGTTGCATTGCaattttaacccgccgcggtggctaagtggttagagcgctcggctactgagccggatttCCAGGGTTCGAAGCCGAcagtggcggccgcgttttgatggaggcgaaacgcaaaaggcgctcgtgtgctgtgctatgtgagcgcacgttaattatccccaggtggtcgaaattattccggagccctccactacggcaactctctcttcctcttttctttcactccctcctttatcccttctgcaagggtagaaacttgggcgagtcggtaacggtgatccacgGTATATGAGTGTTGTGAGCGCCTGTGTTGCGtgtgtctttctttgtcccttgtcgcgttttgcgctacactcacatgccgtttatcctttcccttgtggcgcggttcgggtgtccaccaagatgtgagacagtcactgcgccatttcctttcctcaaaaaacaatttcgaATCTTATAGAGCGCTAGCTGCACTGATCAGGGTACAACatgatttcgatgtggatgaaaCAATCACCTTCAATGACTCACAAGGTCAAATCGAACTTCACTGTGTGGTTGTATGACCCAAGTTATggagtatgaccacgtgatcatatgactatgaacATCGCGTACCTGACTTTGACCTTGACTTTTGACCTTGACCATTGACCTTGACATTTATTTTAAGACAGTGGACATCATGTTTAACCGaactttcgctcgtataactaggttcaagccacatTGAACGACTGTTGACCTTGACATTTTATTTGAGACAGTGAAGACCATGTTTAACAAaactttcgctcgtataactaggttcaagcctcattgaaccccagccattttttttaattagcatAAACAGCAACTTCTGCAAATCAAAAGCAAACATACCTTTCACCAGGCAGGATAAGAAAGAACTAAACCGCAAAGGGCTCTCTGTGAAAAGCAGCCGCTTTTCGAGAGTGATTCTTGATGCATGTTGAGAGCCAGTCACAGCGCCTTATATCACTGTGGAGTTGCATTTGAAACACTTAGTTTTTATTACCATGATGTGATGAGTCCAAGACAGTGATAAGTCAAGCATTCTCAGATATGTGGCCCTCGTATTGAgtagttttttttatatttcaagCCCAATCCTCACAATTTTGCTGCTGCAttttgctgctgcatttgctcTGAGTGCTCCATATTCTTGTAAGGCTTGCAAAAGAAAATTAGTAGCGTCTTCTGTTTATTAACAAAAATATACTTCCTGTCACACCAGTCGAAAAGTTTTTTTTGACGTCGCTTTGCATTAGAGAAACAGTGTTGCTGTGGTTGGAACCTGACACAACTAGCGGAGTGACATTAGCATACTCAAAAATTGTAGAACTGAGTGGCAGTTGAACTCGTGTGCGCATAAGTTAAAAAACAGAGGACCCAAATTTGATTCTTGAGGCTCGCAAAAATTAAGTGGCACTAAAGGgatatatatattatttattcTATCCACCTGGTGTCTTTGGTGAAAATAAGCAGAGGATACCAACTGATACAACCCACGAAGTTCCATGATCTACAGTTTCCTAATGAATAGCTGGTGGTCTAAGGTGTGAACCGCCTTTTTAGGGATGTGAAGAGACTTAGCACTATTTTATTTCCATCAATTTCCCCATGACTGCGCATGTGCACTCTGGACCAACTATACCATTTTTTACTTTTGCTAAGCATGTTAAACTCCTAGCTCAGTCCTTAAGCAAAGTCTCAAATTATGCTTACAGCGTCATCTGCTCGTGTAAGGAAGCTTATTGTGACCACGCCAGCGTTAAGGGTTTTGCAAATTACTTTACATAGTGACGAGAAAACGCAACATTTTCTGACGTCTTCTCCTGGCGCCTTTCCTGGCGCCAATACATGCTCGAAATTCGGAGTACCGTCAAGTCCATGGGAGATACTACAGCATCGAGCACTTCGGCTCTTCATCTGCTCGAAGCGCCGAGTTGTCAGAGTCGTTGATACACTTCTCACGGTCGTCTTTTATGTACTCTGCTTCCAAGACTAATCTCTCTGACAGGTTCGGACAGTTTTCTAACACAGCCGTAAGGTGGAACAGTGGCTGGGAATCTGTGCATCGACTACAATGCTTTGCTAGATTTCCTAGCTCGGTTCCTAGCAACCAACGCTGCCATTTGAGCCTCTCATTCAAGCACTCTGAAGTCTCGCCCACATAGTGACGCCCACATGTCAGGGGAATTCTGTACACCACACCTTTCACACATTCCACAAATATAGTTTCGTGGTTCATGTTACAGGTGTTGTCCTCCCTGCGTTGGGCTTCCAGCGGTGTTGGATGCTGGGCCTGCGAAAACCGATCGAGGAGAAAGTTGGAAAATATAATGTGTTGCAATTCATCACATATGAGGGGAAATATTTAATTATTACCAAAGGAGAAAAGGTAATTTGCCCAGTATTGGAAAGCGATGGTTTCACATTTATCCTCTGTAGGACCAGTCTTTGTAAATAAacttccaatattgggccgattacctgtgctgcttgggtatctAATAACAAAAGTTAAACTAAATAAGAAAAGACAAGGTTTTGTGCCTCCACGTAGAAATTAGTAGAAGCAGAAGTAGAGCTGGCGAGGCCAAATTTTGATTGCTAGGTTTCTTGAGACAGATTATCCATTCTTTTTCACGGTGCAATGAATTTCGTTCCTAAATTGGCTCAGCGACAGCCAACCGCTGCTCCTCTTCCCTGCACAAAACGTAGCACAGAAGACTCCATGGCTTGCGCCAGGCATCTCTCAGTAGTCGTGTGTTATTATTAAGCCTGCATTTCAGTCGAGCCCGCATATTTTCAGCATTACGTTGAGTCGTTCAGTGTGTTTTTAAGGCAGGAATACATTTAACGTCTACATTTCTCCTCCCCTTTTTCGTACACTGTTTTCCGTGCTCCCGTATACAGGACTAGAAAACTCGCGAAATAAAACACACCGTATATAAGTGCAAGTTTATGGAGAATTTAAAACCATGTCTCCTCGGTTCCATGTTGACGCCTCGAACCCCACCGCTATCCTCGAAAGGCGGCTGCTCATTTTTCTGCCTAAAACTTTGGTGACCCAGCGGACATTCTACAGATGCTCCGCTGTGATCCTTCAAGGAGACAGAAGATTTCGCCGGAGAATAACTAGAATAACAAGCACAGTAGAGTGTCATTACACAAAAAAGTGAATTGCCCAGAAGAAGATGATGAAGATGGAGCATAAGGCATAAAATCACATGCGCTGACATGTCGAATGGTGGTATAGATCGAAAGAAAAGTGGACCGCGACACAATTGCCTGTGCGCGGGAGGCTGTTCTAAACTAGAGCTGAGGCTGCGCCCTTCTCATGTAGGACCATATTGGAGCGGCTTTCTGCTGTTTACGCGGCAGTGGAAGCCCCCATTACCAGGGTAGATATTACGTGTACAGCGTTTTCACTGACGACTTCTCTACTAGCATAGCACCCCAATGCTCCTTAAAGTCCATGCAATCAGCCTACCAGGTCGAGCATGTGTTGTGAGCTCATGACAACCGAACTAAATTTTTTGCCCAGATTGGGAAGTACAGTTCCAGGAGTTAAAACTGTCTGTTCAACTTCAGCTGTGACTTGGGTAATAATTCTTTTGGCAAGAACAAGCTGCTATTATTTCATATGCGTCCTCTATAGCGTGTGGCTTCCGTTGCATTTATTATTATCCGAGCtcgcacgtgcttaaaatgtgcGCGTTGTTTCGCTTCATGTCATAGTCTTAGCattttatagcctgagtcgctttgggacgttaaaccccactaaaccaaaccaatcttagCATTTTAGAGTGTGTCGTTGCGTGCAACGAATCTCTAGGCTCCTGCCAAAAGAGGAATTTTCGTTATATCGCCTGACCACTCTCGTAGGAACGCATGACACCACCGGAACATAGAAAATTAACAAAAAATATGTTGGCGTCAAGAACAGGTGATGACTATTTGTATGACGTGATGTATGCTTGACCATTTATTTAAAAGGCAACTCCGCCGATTTTATCACCATACCTAATTAacctcactttgtgaacgcagtcacCTCACGTTGCGGCGTGACGTAACCCGATATCACCCAGACgccaattctacctctgcatggctcaaCGTAGCCGCCGCAGCGACACCGCCGCACCCGTTCGGATCTGCGCACTAatttcgtgaaggcagtcgccgccgtacCACGGCCCGCGCTCCGCCTTTAGGCTATGACACGATGGCTAATGGTTTAATGTCCATACATGCAGAGTTGGTCATGTGTGAGCATGATGTGCATAGGCGTACACTCCCCTGTTTTGTCGCCTCACTTCGTCAACGGCCGCTGTAGGGCCGTACGCTCTACAACTGGGTTACACTGTTAAAGAATTGGTCCGGTGTGCACCCTATGTGGCTTTTGTTGTCATGTGACTCCTCAGTACTGACAGCGAAACGAGCGCATAAATAAATAAGAATGCACAACACTGCACAACACGCGTACATTCTTGTAGTGGTATTCCCGCGGATTTAGTCCCCAGCCtatttgaaggcagggagcgaagagTGTAGCGAAGGACACGAGGAGATGATTATTTTCGGAATTTTTCTCTTTCTGCGAATAATTCCACGGTACTTTTACTCCTTTCATGAGTGCGTACAAATCATTCGGCAATAAAAATGGCTGTAAACGCGATGTAAACGCTTGGAGCTCTACTCAGACAGCCTGACGAGCTCGCAGCCCCTGCTTAATTTATCGTGACGGGAGCAACAAGTCACTCTGGGTCATTCACATCATTACTACACAGTTAAGATTCCCTGGCAATTATGCATTATATTAGATGTCGGCGCATAAACAATGATCTTAACATGCTTAATTAAGTTACGCTAAGCGGCGCATCAAGACGACGAAGATACAAGCTCGTGAAAATTCAGGACATGTAGGCTAAATATATAAAAAACATCCAACAAAAACCTTAAAACATCAGATTTCGACGGTGTGTGATTCGCGAAACGGATTTCACATTCACCTCCCGCCGAGCTCTGAGAGGTCATTTTCTCCCCTCTAACTATAATGCCGTCCTCCTCAACATATTTCCTTTCATTTACCATATTTTTCATGCTGCAACTAAAAGAATGTTCATAATCAGTATAAATACATCAATCGCTTCCAAATGACCTCTGCTTATCTACAGAGTCAGTCTCTTTGGTGCTTACCGGAAAGGGTCCTCCAGATCCAGATTGGATGGATTTTTCCCCGGCTACTTGTGGAGAGCCGTTTTGTTTCTTCATTGTTTCGAAACCATCCTTACGGCGTCCTTGAGCAGTGCTGCACTCATAGTCGAAAGGCTGTTCATATGGCTTTCGGCGCATTTCGCCACTTTGCTGCTGGCTGCTTCGTCCACGCGTCGACATCcttgaaagagaaagaaaaaaatctcgaCATTAACCATCTATGCCAGCCTTACAGTGAATAAAATCAATTTTTTCATCTGCCAACAGCCAGCATAGGCAACGAAACGACTGCCGCGAAATTCCATGCGTCGCCGAGAAAATGAAAACGCTTGTTTGTTGAACGCATCCAGACGCACCTCAGTACTTCTGTGAACAAACTGGAAACTGTCAATACCAATATTCTGTCAAATAAATGAGAAAGTTGATTAGCTTGGCTTTTATCATCTTGGCGGGAAAGCATCACGGGGGTTCTTATTCGACACTCATTGTAGTCTTTTAGGTCTCTGTTTTATGATGCGAAATCCATGCTGATAAATTCTGTAAAGACGTAAAAAATTTGCGCATAACGTCCCAATCACTGAAAAATTGATACTGTAATCCGACTGTGTATCTGACAGGCCTATCTGCTATTATTTTTTTCCAATATACTCATGATGATAAAAACCTGGAACGAAGTGATGTTGCTGCGGTTGACAATGTCTCTCTGCACACGTGTGTCTAAGTGCACACTTGTAAGCTTATTGTTCGGGgcaatttcatttattttattctgtagtTAACGTTAAAAAATTTCTCAGCCGCAGTGTGAGCTGAATTCGTCGATAACAAGATACCGGCTCTAACTTCAGCGCGCTTCAGCGCCAGTTCGCTTTGTATACACTTGCGTCCGATGTGCCACAAACGGTTATGTGGCTCTCCACTTATAATACACAAatttatgcgaaagcatttcttttaATACCACCCCCGTTTACCTCGCCAACATCAGCCTTTTTACTTTGAATTCGAGCATGTAATGGCTCCCGCCACTGCGTTAGAGGAAAAAAACGGCTTTTAGCGGCACGCAAAACTGATATTCACCAGAAGGATCCATGACACTTTCAAATAGATCGGGGTTGTAGTTACTGCTGCCATCATATATGGCACAAAACCCTGCTGCGATTATGCTCATGAAAAACCTTTTCCACCATTCTCAATTTAGATGCTGTCACAtcaaagaaattttcttttcttttgcaactgCCATTGGTTTCTTCTAAGCTTTAATTCTTTCCGATCAATAAAATGATTACCTCTTGACCCAGAGATTCTTTGGAATGTGTGACGTGGAGGTAGGATAATTTCGCACTAATTTTCGAATGCAGTTACCATGTGTCTTCCAAGCGCTGCGTCTGTGCTCTTATCTTATCGTCCGCTGCATTGTCCGATAACTTTTCCAAACCAGTCCTGATTATATGTACATTCCTCAATCGCTACGGCTCTTGACCTTTCAGCTAGGCTCTGTTTGAACACCAGAGGAGGTTCCTTGAGGAAAGCCGGTATAGAGAACATCTGTTGGTAATTTCAAAAATATTCAGACTGCCGTTGGATATTAGAACTGCTTCAACGGAACAAAACCCCGTTCGTACCGCTGGCAATTACAGCCACGATTGCCTCTGCTTATAATAATCGAAGTACGTTCGATACAGTCAGTTTATGTCATCAAAGCCAAATTGTTCTTAGAAAATTGTTCTCAGAAAATATATATTGTGGGCATAAGCGGTTCACTCTGTATATTTCTAAGAACATAAGCAGACTAGATGTACGGAATGATCCTTCTTCCACTACATTCGAATGAGTAGGGGATTCACTTTCGTATACAGGCACTGTAGAAAACTACCAAGGCGTGCTTAAAAGGCAGCCTACATACGAAGGTCCACGAAGTCATGAGGCCATACGTTCACCGGCTATCCTTGAAATGTCTCTATTCATTGTGTCCAGGTTTTTTACATACACTTCTCCGCTAATGCTCAGAGCAACGGAGTTCAGTTACAGTGGCGGTGACTAGAGGCACGGAAGCCATCGCTGAGAATAGGCAGGCAAAGCGAAGTTCAATTCGAGCAGCCTATTTAGGCAACTTTTGTGCACAAATTATTTATTCTGCAGTGGCAGGGCCGATAGCGACACacttatacctgtgctacacgggtacgttgaaatgacattcgagtcgaacggcattcgaaacttcgaatggcattcggactggacgaacccgcacggtgctacaagactattccaaaagcattcgaaagcttcagtattctgccgccaagctacaggggcgctgctgccgtcaagttttgttttatacaaatatagcagcaacaatttgtatagttacagtccgctataaagttgctacttttaaaagtaatatgtcatttctaatatattttactatttattcatttttaAACGCCTCTGTTATAACAGAGGCCCAAGTCCATagccctgccattttttgtgtgcggtctgttggctacattgggctctatctcctgcgtgtgtcgcaaaaaacaaaaaagtgcaataaacttcactgaataaaaaaaagctcacttaaaatgtacacacagacgcacactcacacaaaataaaaagacaatacaccaaaagcaacagcacaaagtgaaaaacCTGGCACCAggccaaaatggctgcctttctttcctacaatgggttccagagtatgcggtaattatttgcttgctaacaaaacttcTGAAAAGATCAgtgtagtgtatataaatagtatttagaatttcatcgtttaacgaacgtatttgctcttcaaaacttatgctgccacctatggcgcgaagacgctgcggtagaCAGTAGTCGagcttgcgcctcgaaggcattccaaaatctcgaatgtctccgcggagctccgtcgactcgaatgtcatgtgatccgaatgccgttcaaaaacgtcgtgtagcagcgcaggctgggcagtcgagtcgaatgacattagtttggaaggcattcgaaacgcccgtgtagcacaggtattaatTGGCGGTCACCAGTATCAGAAAAACTGCGTCTCGCCGATCTCTTTGAGCGTTTAAATAATGCGCGCGTTACTTGAGCATTGCCAAACACTCTTTAAGCACTCGGGTGCGGTGCTGATGTTTTAGCAGCAGTTAGCTTGGGTGCAGAAAAGACACGCATCTTTTTCTGTACTGTGAAGATGGAATGGTCAGACTTTGTACTAGCGGCAATAAAGAAAGCCTGCTTTAAAACTGTACATATAAAAGAACCTTCAGCTTACAGGAGCTACTACCTGCGGCTTAAAGCAA
Protein-coding sequences here:
- the LOC144118877 gene encoding uncharacterized protein LOC144118877; its protein translation is MTTSTRGSTYKLSGFREFSSWCPISFKETLPNIRVCRLCGVVPSVLNLLPCRHGVCGFCKTLTLKGTPKCPLDGERFKETDVLKLECSLEDLTEREVYCPNKGGKRTGCTFSGKLIDLSKHLSEDCLHCQVQCPQCGGGFARRAIIAHHSRCEGMNSRRMSTRGRSSQQQSGEMRRKPYEQPFDYECSTAQGRRKDGFETMKKQNGSPQVAGEKSIQSGSGGPFPAQHPTPLEAQRREDNTCNMNHETIFVECVKGVVYRIPLTCGRHYVGETSECLNERLKWQRWLLGTELGNLAKHCSRCTDSQPLFHLTAVLENCPNLSERLVLEAEYIKDDREKCINDSDNSALRADEEPKCSML